CATATAAAGGGAAATGTcagttagacaaaaaaatatattaattgcacataaagttgtaaagtgaagtaatattataaaatactttacttacgtcatctgtaagccattcctttggtgtgagcattatccaaaagaatcctggaccgtaatcaccacttctcaaatcccgaagtcggtggttcggaatgagtccaacacaccactttcggaaagtggttaacaatttctcatccggtggctccaggggatcaaaagtcgaagatggcctatgtctcctcttcatctccgtatagtcaccgaaccatacaggaggctttctcttcctcttccgactcttaaccactgcaggttgtgcctctatggacagaatctcaccctgcgactcggtgtcatgtacatggataagaggttgtgcctcgatcggagtcgatggagctccctcataaggatcgtaatcgtcggggaagacctcatcctcttctactgggggtgaagcagctggtggtggggtagatggatctgctggggcctccggtgctgaagctgtcgttggcggacgattcaacatggccaatatgtgtctgagctgctccataattacgttctgaccacccttcagctctacatggctggtctcgtatgccttcttcagctcgacatgagcagcatacagaccctgagtgtcagcctcgatcctatccaaccgagccactaaatcagtgtactcggcaccccgaacgcctgatgaaaatggtgcactgggctgagcatctgaaccagtggcctgaaaaaatatatatcaaaaaaatacggtaagcatacgataattccacaatgtaacaaatatcacaaaacaaaaacaataaaaaataaagacataaaaaaaaaagttctaaaAATTGGTACCTGAGTGTACGTTTCACGAGTGTACGGGACACGAGTCTCTGGTACCTGACTACCTGCCTCAGCCTCTGTGTCATCCACAACATCATCAACCAGGTTctccacaccatcgtaagatatggtcctcacgaatgcctcctcctctgtccgtggaagtagccccttcaccacttaaagattctgtttatggttcaaaaaatatcaaaataaaaccatttagcatttattacaagcatttatgttaaattattattctgaacataagtgaaagtcatacccgtctagaaaataatgcgctgacgtctttcttctcaatatcgcctttgctcgtccagctaagcatcctggggaaccgaatcccgtggttcgtgccatacctcttcccaacctccaaaatggcctcgtacgcccaatattgtactgcaggtgcgaagccatatgctgtgtatttgcactcgtgctaaacatccgaactcagcttcttctcgtagttggccttctgtttcaacatgtctttctgaagcgagtgcatgagtctggcgaatgagtgcttcccccaaggaatccGGAAGAAGAACTCGATGTCTTCCACATATCTAAGTATGTGAGGCGTAATCAGCGCGTTTGCCTCGCGGCCCAAAAGCactgactccacaaacaagcacaagccgagcttgtacaagtcttccggTTCGCGGTTGTGAGCCCGGAGTTGGAGTGCTTCTGTCTTCACACTATCAGACCGGTTGAAATATCTGTTGATCAATCGGTCTGACCCCGAGCGCGCGACCTGCgcaaccttctcctcttctgttggccccgaggagaagtccaaacccgtaatgagtgcaaactccagcaccccgaatcggacctccttccgaccaacataaaacctcatcctcaactcctcctgagcatccactttcattttgtggagcatcagctggtgaaataacaccgaggagAATGTCAATGGTACGACATTCCAGAAGTTCCCGAAACGGCTTTCCTTCGCCGTGTTATTAAGGTTGAACTCCTCAAACCGAGCTttgatttttgcaaaaattccagtgcccctatatgtgacgcggccagtaaaatgctcgggtgctggaataatgagtctgggagccatctgaaaaaacaaaaaacaaatcaaCATAActgccaaaaaaataaaaaatggtcgacataacatcgacatcatgtcgatattCAGTCGACATTACCAAACAGTAAGTacacaaaaatttcaaaacatgtcgacattatgtcgacataCCGTCGACATTATCAAAAGCAGACACAATACTATTATGTTgacaaaatatcgacatcctgtcgacattcagtcgacaatTCAATCAAATaacaattacacaatatatcGACATACTGTCGGCATTCAGTCGACAATACAACCTAACAATCAACAAGTTAATTTaatcgacataccatcgacatactgtcgataAGTCGTCGACAATATAGGGCAGAAATACACTTAAACTACcagtcgacatcctatcgacatacaagcgatatcctatcgacatacaaatTACAGCAAAATTCAAACAGACACTCAAtctatcgacatcctatcgacaaCCTATCGACATGTCATCGACAACCCTGTAATATACACAGATTTCATTGAAACACTTACATCTACAACCTAAAGATCACAAAAGCTACAAAAAATCCACTAATCTCAACAACATGCAATAATTGGCATCCAAATCTATGAAAAATgtcttttttttctcaaaaataaacattaccTTTTAATGATCACGGGTGGTGGTGGCGACGGGTACTGCTCGTGGTGGCGATGGCCTCTATTTGGTGTCGACGATCACGGGTGGTGGTGGCGGCGACATTTTGTGGTGGTCCGTGGTGGTTCGTGGTGGTTCGTGGTGGTCACTGGGTCGTGGTGGTGGTCACTGGTCACTGGTGGTTCTGGTCCGTGGTGGTTCGTGGTTGGGTCGGGGTCGTGGGTGGATGGCCGGAGTGGGTCGTGGTCGTGGTGGGGTGTTGTTGGGACTGTGATGTTGGGTCGATGTCGAAGAGGGAATAGGgaacgacagagagagagagatggaacgacagagagagagagagagagagagagagagagagagagagagagagagagagtgaaagagagggaaagacgGAAAGAGAGTGTGAataggaaaattaaatttgaggggtattttgggtaaaAATGAGGAATAGTGGAATTGTTTTGTACAAATTAGTGGAGggtctaaattttgatattgggggttttattaagggcaaaaataaaaatttcccTAATAAATTGAGGAGTAATTTgcagcataaatacttaagttttatGTCGAGTAGTAGATAAATACCAAAATCCTATTTTTGGCGTAAAAATACCTTCTGTCACTTCTTTagaacttccgtaggtacctctcTGTTTTTTGCATTGTAATGTACCAGGTGTCGTGCCATGTCATTAATATAGATGCCACATCACTACCACTATTAACAATAAGCACTGCCACATCATATATcttaaaaaactaataaaatgttttcgaaaaacaaaaacattaataaaaaactaaaattaattaatcacaTCTCTtactgattaaaaaaaaaattaatcacatCTCTTTCTCTTTCACTCTCTCTGTCTCCTGCtacctctttctctctctcaaaatATCTCAAAGTCTCAACCCTAAAATGGAAGAGACGATTTGTACCAGTGTGTACGAATACCATGAATAGTCATTTCTCTATGAGTGAGTCAACAGAGGTATTGGCCGTTTCATCGTCTTTTTCTCCCTTCCTCACTATTTTCTTCTTTATGcagttgttgttgttgaggGTGGGCATCAGAGTTTGGTGTGGGTGTTCGCCGATGGCTGGAGACGAGAAGACTGACATCGACGGTGCCGACTTTGACGGAATCGGCATCGACAGGATTAGGGTTTCGATAGGACCTAATGGCTAAGAAGATCGAAGCcctaatttttttgttgaagCCTAGACCTTCATCTTAGTCCAGTACCACCGCTTCTTCATCTCGTCGAAGGCTAGATCTTCGTGTCAATCCACCGacactttctttatttttttgtgaTGTTTTTTTTAACATGGGACTAATGTGTGGGGCTTCTCCTATGTTTTTGACATGTACAACAAAAGGTAATAGATTGAGAttgcatatataaataattagttaCAATGTGAAAATCTCTGAATAGTATATAAGAGTGATATACTTGAGTTTGTCAAGTGGGACAGCACCCAATTCGACTTGCATACTGGACAGGAATTGCACCCTTCCTCTGTTATCTTCTTAACAATGCACACCCGACAAACTATTTATATAATTCTCAAGAGTTTAGATTAAATCAAAAGCCATACAACCAATTTTTAAGTTTTAGTATATGGATCTAAGTCAcaactaattatttttagtttgggatttAAAATTTGGTGAAGTGtatcagttttttttaaaaagcttAAGTGTGATTTTGAATAGGTGTATCAATTTTAATGTgctcagttttttttaaaaaaagtttagaTCTTGGTCttaagggcccgtttggtacgcaggattggactggactggacaagattgTATTATGTTGAAAGTAAtcctgtgtttggtttaagaatggactggactattttatttatttccttttagaaaaaaaaacttaaattaaataaaaatatataataataaattaaaattaaaatatataataaataaatataaataaataattcgtagcaaaaaaaataatatatcatatataattaagaatatatcataaatatataataaaatattttgtcatattttttatttaataaataattaaaatagtaaaataaaaatacttgaataatataaaattgtttatcttaaacactaatttaatataaatattaattttttaaaatatttatataaattttttagtaatttaaaaataagagcaatttgcggcgaaacccccttatgttttgatttttatacacttaacccccttatctttatttttggtggcaaaacccccttatgttttaatttttatacacttaacccccttatctttttttttatggcaaaacccccttatattttaatttttatacacttaacccccttatctttttttttggtggcaaaacccccttatgtttatttttctttgcaaatttgacacgccagttaaatattaccgttaaatatcaaCTGGATGACCACTGTATACACTTTTGTATAAGTAACGGTAAAACCTCGAAGTCGATACAGTAGTAATCCGGttagtatttaacggtaatatttaactaaaactttaaatttgcaaagaaaagtaaactgaagggttttgccaccaaaacaaaagatagaggggttaagtgtataaaaattaaaacataagggagttttgccaccaaaaaaaagataagggggttaagtgtataaaaattaaaacataaggaggttttgccaccaaaaataaagataagggggttaagtgtataaaaatcaaaacataagggggtttcgccgcaaattgctctaaaaataatatataattttattgtcatatttttttcttagaatcaatttaagtaactattatttaattaataatattctaaattttaaaaacttatgtataataatttaaaattatacattttcactaattttaatgaataagtttttgataaaaaaaatgtataaataaatgtgagataattatttcctttaaattcttattaaatttaaaatatattaataaaatttaaattaaaaaaacgataaaaaaaaactctcacctgcatgggattatttatcccaccctgctggatgggataaataatcccagacagatgaggttaactggattagttatccagaGTTCTAACATGTccaaacactggattggacaaattagcctgtctaatccaatccagtccTGCGTACTAAACGGACCCTTGTAtcagtgtttttttttataaaagctTAAGTATTTTAATGGCAGCCATTGAGAACTTGAGAATGAGGAAGAAACGAGatagaagagagagaaagaatttttattttaagtttcaaattttattaattattattttgtatttcttttaattttaaataatttttttaataaaatttttatttaaaatgtttTTTAAATAACATGGGCCAATTAAATATTGCCACATATACATCTACTtgacatatataataatttattgttaATGATGGGAATGATGTggcatttatttttaatgacaTGGCATGTCATCTGGCACATTACAAGACAGAAAACGGAGAGGTACTTACGGAAGTTTCAAAGTAGTGACAAAAGGTATTTTTATAGCCAAAAATAGGACTTTGGTATTTATCTGCTACTGAGCataaaacttaagtatttatgccgcaaattactctaaattGAGTGAGAGTATAAAAAGTTGTGAGATGAGATTCCCCTTATTGAATTGCTCTAACAAATGCCACCTTACATctctaaatttaaatattacatctTGCAAAAAATgcaaaatgaaattaaaatttttatttttaaaatttttgtttttgaaaaataaaaatgcattctgtaactacttttattttttaattttaaaaacaaaaaataaaagtatgttctgtaaaattcatttttacttttattttttattttttttaagtttagtcTAGCTCCAGGGTCGGattcgagttcgggtcagaggcGGGGTTCAGCGCTAGGGCCCTGGGGGAATTTAGATCCAGGTCTGGTTGGAATCtataatattgattaagaaaaaaaaattgtttaaaaaatattgaaagttatttttcttttcaaaattttaattctcaattaaaaaattaaaaagtaaaaacagttttatagattatgtctttgaaaaatatatttacttttccaaatttgaaaataaaaaattgatttaaaaaaaatattaccaaaggCCACCTAAATTTTGAGTTTTATGcttaaaaatgaaaacaataattttatgttttttatgttTTCAAATCATTCAATCTAAAAACTCTTCAAATACTctcttactttttttattttgagatttccAACCAATCAcaaatctaattttttaaaactcaaaaatacaaaattacactACAACCAATCACAtttttagaaataattttttacatataaaattcaaatttttgtttccaaaacacccttttaaaaaacacaatttttaaaTCTCAAACTAATCAAACTCGAAATTTTCTTGAATCGTGTTTTTAATTCTTATTTGGGTAAGCTTCTACATTTGTTATAGCTAAAAGtataaattaagtaaaaaattttaatttatttttatattttgataaCGAGTATATAGAggttttttttgataaaaaatattttcgaagcGTTtggatattatatataaaaaaaatttatgagtAAATTAAATTACGTAAATTATtttaggaaaattttatttacacctcaaaaatttttaaagacactctattttaataatttttattttatataaaatttatatcttta
The Cannabis sativa cultivar Pink pepper isolate KNU-18-1 unplaced genomic scaffold, ASM2916894v1 Contig1, whole genome shotgun sequence genome window above contains:
- the LOC133032920 gene encoding uncharacterized protein LOC133032920; protein product: MEQLRHILAMLNRPPTTASAPEAPADPSTPPPAASPPVEEDEVFPDDYDPYEGAPSTPIEAQPLIHVHDTESQGEILSIEAQPAVVKSRKRKRKPPVWFGDYTEMKRRHRPSSTFDPLEPPDEKLLTTFRKWCVGLIPNHRLRDLRSGDYGPGFFWIMLTPKEWLTDDHIDAAMHMLRRRRTDYPLTFPQKGIILSTFVTAMMSSAWTSHKGPRKNFKWEDYILDYCKGLIRYCFSKILNVNCLGRLLWFVNCFVVLCNYSPKSLRDGGVTSLFTLF